One region of bacterium genomic DNA includes:
- a CDS encoding pyridoxal phosphate-dependent aminotransferase, translated as MAADDIRFADRLTGFGRETGFEIKQKAMALESRGIDVVHLEVGEPDFPTPPNIISAAKSALDAGQTHYAPSAGLPALREAVAEHVTGAYHTPVRPAEVVIAPGAKPLIFFSIQALVNPGELVLIPDINFPAYEAAAMIVGARIETYPLLPETGFRPDLDWLADKAASDKIRILVTNSPHNPTGGMFAAEDYSRIAELSEKYGFWVLSDEVYSSIVYDEPHVSALASPALKPRLIMVDGWSKTFAMTGWRLGYGVVPESLAKKLATLTTNSNSCTCTFNQYGALEAIKNPESWNAVERMRREFTARRAYLIPALRRLDCLKVSEPKGAFYAFADLSSLGMPSKEINDRLLNEAHIAALHGTAFGAAGEGYIRFSFANSLVNLHSFVDRLTAWVAKYRPEGG; from the coding sequence GTGGCCGCAGATGACATCCGTTTCGCCGACCGCCTGACCGGCTTCGGTCGTGAGACCGGCTTCGAGATAAAGCAGAAGGCCATGGCCCTGGAGTCCCGGGGGATTGACGTGGTGCACCTGGAGGTGGGGGAGCCCGATTTCCCCACGCCGCCGAACATCATCTCCGCCGCCAAGAGCGCCCTGGACGCCGGACAGACCCACTACGCCCCCAGCGCCGGCCTGCCGGCCCTGCGCGAGGCGGTGGCCGAGCACGTCACCGGCGCGTACCACACCCCCGTGCGCCCCGCCGAGGTCGTCATCGCCCCCGGGGCCAAGCCGCTCATCTTCTTCAGTATCCAGGCGCTGGTCAACCCCGGGGAGCTTGTGCTCATCCCCGACATCAACTTCCCGGCCTACGAGGCTGCGGCAATGATAGTCGGAGCGCGGATAGAGACCTACCCCCTCCTCCCGGAGACGGGGTTCCGGCCCGACCTGGACTGGCTCGCCGACAAAGCGGCCTCCGACAAAATCCGGATACTCGTCACCAACAGCCCCCACAACCCCACCGGCGGGATGTTCGCCGCGGAGGATTACTCCCGGATCGCCGAATTGTCCGAGAAGTACGGGTTCTGGGTCCTCTCCGACGAGGTGTACTCCTCCATCGTCTACGACGAGCCCCACGTCTCGGCGCTCGCCTCTCCCGCCCTCAAGCCCCGCCTGATAATGGTGGACGGCTGGAGCAAGACCTTCGCCATGACCGGCTGGCGCCTGGGGTACGGCGTCGTCCCCGAATCCCTGGCCAAGAAGCTGGCGACCCTGACCACCAACTCCAACTCCTGCACCTGCACCTTCAACCAGTACGGGGCGCTGGAGGCGATAAAGAACCCCGAGAGCTGGAACGCCGTGGAGCGGATGCGCCGGGAATTCACCGCGCGCCGAGCATACCTCATCCCCGCCCTGCGCCGGCTCGACTGCCTCAAGGTAAGCGAGCCCAAGGGCGCCTTCTACGCCTTCGCCGACCTCTCGAGCCTGGGGATGCCGTCCAAGGAAATTAACGACCGCCTTCTCAACGAGGCCCACATCGCCGCGCTCCACGGTACCGCCTTCGGCGCCGCCGGCGAGGGCTACATCCGTTTCAGCTTCGCCAACAGCCTGGTCAACCTGCACAGCTTCGTTGACCGCCTCACCGCCTGGGTCGCGAAGTACCGCCCGGAGGGCGGTTAA
- a CDS encoding FAD:protein FMN transferase, with protein sequence MRKILRAAPLLLPLIVSCAAEERDGFFAMDTVVELCAVGGESALDAARRAVEDVEGWADCYDPEAELYRLNLSAGGGPVRVSKGLAEVLEVSLRVAEKSGGAFDPTVLPLVEAYGFNGEKRRVPGDEEISRILPRVDYRRVGLAGDGVDIPEGVALDLGGVAKGYAADRALEAMKEAGAEAGLVNIGGDIAVFGERAGGGSWTIGVQHPRAPGELFAVLELQSGAVATSGDYERYFIEDGVRYHHILDPRTGRPARGLVSVTVTAPVCVLADAYATAVFVLGPEEGLRLLEADDDLEGLLIFAKTDGGLDFTVTDGLEGRLELLSGK encoded by the coding sequence ATGAGAAAAATCCTCCGAGCCGCGCCCCTCCTCCTCCCGCTGATAGTGTCCTGCGCCGCCGAGGAGCGGGACGGCTTCTTCGCCATGGACACCGTGGTGGAGCTCTGCGCCGTGGGCGGGGAGAGCGCCCTGGACGCGGCCCGACGAGCGGTGGAGGACGTGGAGGGCTGGGCCGACTGCTACGACCCCGAGGCGGAGTTGTACCGGCTCAACCTGTCGGCGGGCGGGGGACCGGTGCGGGTCTCTAAGGGTCTGGCGGAGGTCCTGGAGGTGTCACTCCGGGTCGCCGAGAAATCCGGCGGCGCCTTCGACCCCACCGTCCTGCCCCTCGTAGAAGCCTACGGGTTCAACGGGGAGAAACGGAGGGTGCCCGGCGACGAGGAAATTTCGAGGATACTCCCCCGCGTGGATTACCGGCGGGTCGGGCTCGCCGGGGACGGCGTGGATATTCCGGAAGGAGTCGCCCTGGACCTGGGCGGCGTAGCCAAGGGGTACGCCGCAGACCGGGCCCTTGAGGCGATGAAAGAAGCCGGCGCCGAGGCGGGACTGGTCAACATCGGCGGGGACATCGCCGTGTTCGGGGAAAGGGCCGGCGGCGGTTCGTGGACCATCGGGGTCCAGCACCCCCGTGCGCCGGGGGAGCTCTTCGCCGTCCTGGAGCTACAGAGCGGGGCGGTGGCCACCTCGGGGGATTACGAGCGCTACTTCATCGAGGACGGCGTGCGCTACCACCACATCCTCGATCCGAGGACGGGCCGGCCCGCGCGTGGGCTCGTCTCGGTGACCGTCACCGCGCCCGTGTGCGTCCTGGCCGACGCCTACGCCACCGCCGTGTTCGTCCTGGGGCCGGAGGAAGGGCTGAGGCTCCTGGAGGCCGACGACGACCTGGAGGGGCTGCTCATTTTCGCCAAGACCGACGGGGGGCTCGATTTCACCGTCACGGACGGTCTCGAGGGAAGGCTGGAGCTCCTGAGCGGTAAATAA
- a CDS encoding mechanosensitive ion channel family protein, whose amino-acid sequence MLFIAVLVFLLPAAAQTPVEAPPLQAEEVLREAGFKLPHPKGTELPALIEEKARTCAETHAAEVEPDTEEKIEKATEEVGKALGPISQLFAWLSALPGYWEAFLVGAVLLVGLFILYGLVMLGVKGIMRKRGKPDWRLARRYNFFLRILMLSIGVLGALVWVDATKGWFYSVVTSIASLSAAFLVINIFSYFILERSRKKKQGKTMPALFQQVVRGIAYIVAVVAVVGTATSLDLSALLASSAVLSLVLGLALQDTLGNVFAGMSIQASKPFEIGDWVAFKEFEGQVVQMNWREVRIRTFDGDDVILPNSVVASTDLCNYSHPTTKHVADLLIGTSYQDPPEKVRRIVHEVLDDVEGIEPAQQCLYLMDYKDFSIEYRVRFFIFDYSRLRNVRAEVMNRLWYAFKRAGITIPFPIRDVYLRQVDERVLEEGARRALNRRIEMLRKVELFSPLSPAVFDTLARAFKTLMFARREVVIEQGEQGDTFYLIGSGRFEVFVKKAKAKHRFGVKVAELGPGNFFGEMSLLTGEARTATVVATEESEVYALGKEDFREILQGHPEVSAQLAAAASERVTQNLALLSKYLTQDEQKTMADKEKTDRIRRAILGQMREFFGF is encoded by the coding sequence ATGCTCTTCATCGCAGTGCTCGTGTTCCTCCTCCCCGCCGCGGCGCAGACTCCGGTGGAAGCGCCGCCATTACAGGCGGAGGAGGTGCTCCGGGAGGCCGGGTTCAAGCTGCCCCACCCCAAGGGGACCGAGCTACCCGCCCTGATCGAGGAGAAGGCCCGGACCTGCGCCGAGACCCACGCCGCCGAGGTCGAGCCCGACACCGAGGAGAAGATAGAGAAGGCCACCGAGGAGGTGGGCAAGGCGCTGGGGCCCATCAGCCAGCTCTTCGCCTGGCTCTCCGCCCTGCCGGGTTATTGGGAGGCCTTCCTGGTCGGCGCCGTGTTACTCGTCGGCCTCTTCATCCTCTACGGCCTGGTGATGCTCGGCGTGAAGGGCATCATGCGCAAGAGGGGGAAGCCCGATTGGCGTCTGGCCCGTCGGTACAACTTCTTCCTCCGCATCCTCATGCTGTCCATAGGCGTCCTGGGCGCCCTGGTCTGGGTGGACGCGACCAAAGGCTGGTTCTACAGCGTGGTCACGTCCATCGCCAGCCTCTCGGCGGCCTTCCTCGTTATAAACATCTTCAGCTACTTCATCCTGGAGCGTAGCCGGAAGAAAAAGCAGGGCAAGACGATGCCCGCCCTGTTCCAGCAGGTCGTCCGCGGAATCGCGTACATAGTCGCGGTCGTGGCCGTCGTCGGGACCGCGACGAGCCTGGACCTCTCGGCGCTCCTGGCCTCGTCGGCGGTGCTCTCCCTGGTTTTGGGCCTGGCGCTCCAGGACACACTGGGGAACGTCTTCGCCGGGATGAGCATCCAGGCCAGCAAGCCCTTCGAAATCGGCGACTGGGTGGCATTCAAGGAGTTCGAGGGCCAGGTGGTGCAGATGAACTGGCGCGAGGTGCGCATCCGCACCTTCGACGGGGACGACGTCATCCTGCCGAACAGCGTCGTCGCCTCCACGGACCTGTGCAACTACTCCCACCCCACGACGAAGCACGTGGCCGATCTGCTCATCGGCACCAGCTACCAGGACCCGCCCGAGAAGGTCCGCCGCATCGTCCACGAAGTGCTGGATGACGTGGAGGGGATCGAACCGGCTCAGCAATGCCTCTATCTCATGGATTACAAGGACTTTTCCATCGAGTACCGGGTCCGTTTCTTCATCTTCGATTACTCGAGGTTGCGCAACGTGCGGGCCGAGGTGATGAACCGGCTCTGGTACGCTTTCAAGCGCGCGGGCATTACGATTCCCTTCCCCATCCGCGACGTTTACCTCCGCCAGGTAGATGAGCGGGTTCTGGAGGAGGGCGCTCGACGGGCGCTCAACCGCCGGATCGAGATGCTCCGCAAGGTGGAGCTCTTCTCGCCTCTTTCGCCTGCAGTGTTCGATACGCTGGCCCGAGCCTTCAAGACCCTGATGTTCGCCCGGAGGGAGGTCGTCATCGAGCAGGGGGAACAGGGCGACACCTTCTACCTCATCGGGAGCGGCCGGTTCGAGGTCTTCGTAAAGAAAGCGAAGGCGAAGCACCGCTTCGGGGTCAAGGTGGCCGAGCTGGGGCCGGGCAACTTCTTCGGCGAGATGAGCCTGCTGACGGGCGAGGCGAGGACCGCCACCGTCGTCGCCACCGAGGAGAGCGAGGTTTACGCCCTGGGCAAGGAGGACTTCAGGGAAATCCTGCAGGGACACCCCGAGGTGAGCGCGCAATTGGCCGCGGCCGCCAGCGAGAGGGTGACCCAGAACCTGGCCCTGCTGTCGAAATACCTCACCCAGGACGAGCAGAAAACGATGGCGGATAAGGAAAAAACGGACCGCATCCGCCGGGCGATTCTCGGTCAGATGCGGGAGTTCTTCGGGTTCTAG
- a CDS encoding HU family DNA-binding protein produces the protein MTKQDLIDRIASQTGLTKRQAGQALNAVVDGIKGAMKKGERVTLVGFGTFFVAQRKSRTGRNPRTQQKINIPARKVPNFRAGKELKHLVR, from the coding sequence ATGACCAAGCAAGACCTCATCGATCGCATCGCCAGCCAGACCGGACTCACCAAGCGCCAGGCTGGCCAGGCCCTCAATGCCGTTGTTGACGGCATCAAGGGCGCCATGAAGAAGGGCGAGCGCGTGACCCTCGTCGGCTTCGGCACCTTCTTCGTCGCCCAGCGGAAGTCCCGCACCGGCCGCAACCCGCGGACACAGCAGAAAATCAACATCCCGGCCCGCAAGGTTCCGAACTTCCGTGCCGGCAAAGAGCTCAAGCACCTGGTTCGGTAA
- a CDS encoding CoA protein activase, translating into MNITTPRMGLCHLGYRRFLEGFGHRVFIPPPTTKHTLSLGTRYSPEFVCFPFKIITGQYFQALAQHPEIQAIFTSGGRGPCRAGLYGVLHRQILAEHGHPLELYLLEPPVIANIKRMSPGMTWAERITQTVYAWRLLKVVEEIERLSHFYRPRELHPGSTDQAMALALARVAKIPTIHRYDDLVECIGRFFSHHVPTRRDFEPLRVGIVGEIFVVLDAFANCDVERTLGYLGVEVHRSLYVTKWLLGGIYRRWTKHRIARASRLFLEFWVGGDGRESVGESVIYAREGFDGVIQLSPFTCIPEIVAKSILPRIGAQTGMAVLSLDIDESTGRAGLQTRLEAFVDMLWRKRPAERPAAVSRARVAENPV; encoded by the coding sequence ATGAACATCACCACCCCCCGCATGGGGCTCTGCCACCTCGGCTACCGGCGCTTTCTGGAGGGATTCGGGCACCGGGTCTTCATCCCGCCCCCCACGACCAAGCACACCCTCTCCCTGGGCACGCGCTACAGCCCCGAGTTCGTCTGCTTCCCCTTCAAGATAATCACGGGTCAGTACTTCCAGGCGCTGGCGCAGCACCCCGAGATTCAGGCCATCTTCACCTCGGGGGGCAGAGGCCCTTGCCGCGCCGGGCTCTACGGCGTGCTGCACCGCCAGATACTGGCCGAGCACGGCCACCCCCTGGAGCTCTACCTCCTCGAGCCGCCCGTCATCGCCAACATCAAGCGGATGAGCCCGGGCATGACCTGGGCGGAGCGGATTACCCAGACCGTGTATGCGTGGCGCTTGCTCAAGGTGGTGGAGGAGATCGAGCGCCTGTCCCATTTCTACCGTCCGCGCGAGCTCCACCCCGGCTCGACGGACCAGGCCATGGCCCTGGCGCTCGCGCGCGTAGCGAAGATACCCACCATCCACCGCTACGACGACCTGGTGGAGTGTATAGGGCGTTTCTTCTCCCACCACGTGCCCACCAGGCGCGACTTCGAGCCGCTCCGCGTCGGCATCGTCGGGGAAATTTTCGTCGTCCTGGACGCCTTCGCCAACTGCGACGTAGAACGGACCCTGGGCTACCTTGGCGTCGAGGTCCACCGGAGCCTTTACGTCACCAAGTGGCTGCTGGGCGGAATCTACCGGCGATGGACCAAACACCGGATTGCCCGGGCGTCGAGGCTGTTCCTGGAGTTCTGGGTCGGGGGGGATGGGCGGGAGAGCGTCGGAGAGAGCGTCATTTACGCGCGGGAAGGCTTCGACGGCGTCATACAGTTGTCGCCGTTCACCTGCATCCCGGAGATTGTTGCCAAGAGCATACTGCCGCGCATCGGCGCCCAGACCGGCATGGCGGTGCTGTCGCTGGACATTGACGAGTCCACGGGGCGGGCGGGATTGCAGACGAGGCTCGAGGCCTTCGTGGACATGCTCTGGCGTAAACGACCAGCCGAACGACCCGCCGCTGTATCGCGAGCTCGGGTGGCGGAGAACCCGGTGTAG
- a CDS encoding ATP-binding protein codes for MNPARMKHNKYSIRLKSDLEALAGIKRFVNRVASLHGVPGTVRDDITLAVYEGCANVIEHAYKDSPKLDIKVELEIQESAAIIFIYDSGPPFRPPDDVGRTGGRTGGRTSPDVWELIDRGADGGLGLWMIHNLMDEVNFYNRDGLNVLEMKKGFKVRPTP; via the coding sequence GTGAACCCGGCGAGGATGAAGCACAACAAGTACAGCATCCGGTTGAAATCCGACCTCGAGGCCCTGGCGGGTATCAAGCGGTTCGTCAACCGGGTGGCTTCCCTGCACGGCGTACCGGGAACCGTGCGCGACGACATAACCCTGGCGGTTTACGAGGGCTGCGCCAACGTCATCGAGCACGCCTACAAAGACTCCCCGAAGCTCGACATCAAGGTGGAGCTGGAGATACAGGAATCCGCGGCAATCATCTTCATCTACGATTCGGGACCCCCCTTCCGGCCTCCCGACGACGTGGGTCGCACCGGAGGTCGCACCGGAGGTCGCACCTCGCCCGACGTGTGGGAGCTCATTGACAGGGGGGCCGACGGAGGGCTGGGCCTCTGGATGATCCACAACCTGATGGACGAGGTCAACTTCTACAACCGGGACGGCCTGAACGTTCTGGAGATGAAGAAGGGGTTCAAGGTGCGACCTACGCCTTGA
- a CDS encoding ribonuclease HI family protein, producing MEEVQARLFTDGGARGNPGPAAYGLVLYDADGNELLRRAKEIGRATNNVAEYSAVIAGLELARRLGLTGLDVYLDAQLVVRQLTGEYRTKDPRLAELKARALALARELTRVRFHFIPREKNRLADSLVNAALDGRDPDTL from the coding sequence ATGGAAGAGGTGCAGGCCAGGCTCTTCACCGACGGGGGGGCCCGGGGAAACCCCGGCCCCGCGGCCTACGGGCTCGTGCTCTACGATGCGGACGGAAACGAGCTTCTCCGTCGCGCGAAAGAGATAGGCCGCGCCACGAACAACGTCGCCGAGTACTCCGCCGTCATCGCCGGCCTGGAGCTCGCCCGCCGACTCGGGCTCACCGGGCTGGACGTTTACCTGGACGCCCAGCTCGTCGTCCGCCAGCTCACCGGCGAGTACAGGACGAAAGACCCCCGCCTCGCCGAGCTGAAGGCCCGGGCGCTCGCCCTCGCTCGGGAACTGACCCGAGTCCGCTTTCACTTCATCCCCCGGGAGAAGAACCGCCTCGCCGATTCCCTCGTCAACGCGGCCCTCGACGGCCGGGACCCCGACACCCTATGA